CGACGGAAGCCACGGGATCTTGGAGTTCATGCCCGTGATTCTACGCTAAGCTCTCCGGGTGCCGGTCGCCTACCTCGTCCTCCTTGTCGGCAACGCGGTCTACGGAACGAGCTACGTGGCGACCCGCGTGGTCCTCCAGGACGTCGGCCCGGGGACGCTCGCGCTGGTTCGGCTCGCGATCGGCGCCCTCATCATTGTGCCGCTGGCGCTCAGCAGGGTGCCGCTGGCGCTCGGCAGGCGGCCGACCGGCGACCGGCTCTCGCGCGGCGATCACTGGAAGGTGTTCTGGATGGGCCTGCTCGGGTTCGCCGGAGCCTTCGCCTTCGGCAACTGGGGTATCGCGCACTCGACGGCCACCAACGCGGCGCTCTTGATCACGGTCGAGCCGGTCGCCCTCATCCTCCTGTCGCCGTTCTTCCTGGGCGAGCGCCTCTCGCGCCGCGAGAAGCTGGGCGCGCTGCTGACCCTCATCGGCGCAACGCTCGTCGTGGTCAACGGCGTCCCGGGGGTGAGCGTGGCGCTCCTGCCCCACTGGCGCGGGGACATCCTGCTCGTGCTCTCCGGGCTGTCCTACGCCGCGTATTCGCTGATCGGGCGGGGCGTGCTTTCCCGTCACGCCGCGCTGCCCGTCACCGCGTGGTCGATTCTTTGGGGCGTCGCCGCCATGACGCCGCTGGCCGGCCTCGAGTGGCTGAGCGGGCACCGCCCGGCGTGGAGCGCGACGGCGCTCTGGGGCACGGCCTATCTCGCGCTGGTGGTCACGGCTCTCGGCTACCTCGTATGGAACTACGCGCTCGAGCGCGTCGAGGCGCCGCGCCTGGCGCTCTTCATCAATGTCCAGCCGGTGGTAGGCGCGCTGCTCGGCGTCTGGTGGCTTCGCGAGCCGCTGACCGTGTTCATCGTCGCGGGGGGCGTGCTGGTCCTGCTCGGCCTGCACATCGCGGTCCGGGCGGGGCGCATGGTTTAGAATACGGTCATGAGACGGGTGCGGGTGGGGCTGGCCCAGGTCAACCCGACGGTGGGCGCCATCGAGGCCAACGCGCGGCTCGTGGTGGACTGGATGGGGCGGGCGAGGGCCGCGGGTTGTGACATCGTGGCCTTCCCCGAGTTGACGCTCACCGGCTACCCGCCGGAAGACCTCCTCTTCAAGCCCGCCTTCATCGAGGCCAACCTGCGGGCGCTGGCCGACGTGGCCAAACAGAGCCGCGGGCTGACTGCGGTCCTCGGCTTCGTCGACAAGCGCGACGACATTTTCAATGCGGCGGCGGTGCTCCACGACGGCGCCCACGCGGGCACCTACCACAAGCAGTACCTGCCGAACTACGGCGTCTTCGACGAGAACCGCTACTTCCAGTCCGGCACCGAATCGCCGGTCTTTATGCTGGGCGAGACGACCATGGGCGCCAACATCTGCGAGGACATCTGGTACCCGACGGGACCGACGACGCTGCAGGCGCTGGCGGGGGCCGAGCTGGTCGTCACCATCAACGCCTCGCCGTACCACGTGGGCAAGGCGCAGTTCCGGGAGAAGATGCTCGCGACGCGGGCCACCGACGACATCGTCTGCCTCGCCTTCGTCAATACGGTCGGAGGCCAGGACGAGCTCATCTTCGACGGCAACTCCCTCATCTTCAACGAGAAGGGCGAGCCGATCGCCCGGGGCAGAGCGTTCGAGGAAGACCTCGTGGTCGCCGACATCGATCTCGACCAGGTCTTCCGCGCCCGCATGCACGACTCGCGGCGCCGGAAGGAGAAGCTGCGGAGCCAGCCGGCGGCGAGGCGGATCTCGCTGCCGGCGCTGCCGCAGACGGACAAGCCCAAGCTGCCGGTCCACGAGGTCGAGGCGCTCGAGATCATCGAGGAGGTCTACCGCGCCCTCGTGCTCGGCACGCGGGACTACGTCACCAAGAACGGCTTCAAGCGCGTCGTGATCGGCCTGTCCGGCGGCATCGACTCCTCGATCGTCGCGGCCATCGCCGTGGACGCCCTCGGCGCGGCGAATGTCACCGGCGTGACGATGCCGTCGCCCTACTCCTCGGCCGGAACTCGGGGCGACGCCGCCCGGCTCGCCAAGAACCTCGGCATCGATCTCCTGCGGGTGCCCATCACGCGGGTTCTCAAGGCGTACAAGGCCGCGCTCGCCGGGGCGTTCAAGGGGCTCAAGGAGGACGTGACCGAGGAGAACATCCAGGCGCGCATCCGGGGCAACTACCTGATGGCGCTGTCCAACAAGTTCGGCTGGCTCGTGCTCAACACCGGCAACAAGAGCGAGATCGCCGTCGGCTACACGACGCTCTACGGCGACATGGCGGGCGGCTTCGCGGTCATCAAGGACTGCCCGAAGATGCTGGTGTACAAGCTGTCGGAACACGCCAACGCGCGGGCCGGCCGCGAGCTGATCCCGAAGGCCGTCTTCGCCAGGCCGCCGTCGGCCGAGCTTCGCCCGGACCAGACCGACCAGGACACGCTGCCTCCGTACGCGGTGCTCGACGCCATCCTGGAATGCTACGTCGAGAGCGACCAGGGTGTGGCCGACATCGTGGCGCGGGGCTTCGACGCGCCCACGGTCAAGCGCGTCATCGCCATGGTGGACCGGAACGAGTACAAGCGTCGCCAGGGCGCCATCGGGATCAAGATCACGCCGCGCGCCTTCGGCAAGGACTGGCGCCTCCCGATCGTAAACAAATTCCGGGAGTAGCCCGAGCCTGTAGGTCTGCGGCTGGGGCCGGCGGGCGGTGGAGGACCATCCAGCTCCGGCCAGACGCCAAGGACACCCAGACCACCGCCCTCCCCGGGTCACACCACGCGATCGGCGAGCGCAAGGCTGCCCGCCCCACCGTTCTGGAACGTAGACTCACCGCTGGCAGCGGTCCGGCCACCGTCGTCCCCACCCGGTTCGGTGTATCCCTCTCTCAGCATTGTCCCGGTCGGTGCCTTAACCCCACCTGGGGGCCATGGCCCTCCAGCGCGCGGTCTACCGGCCCCGTGACGCCGAGCACACCGTGCTCCACCAGGTCATCGCCGAGCACCTGGAGGTCTTCCTGCGCGCGGTGGCGGAGGCCGGCCACGGGGCGGGCTTGCCGCAGTTCGTCGAGCGCGAGTTCCGGGCGTTCCTGCTGTGTGGCGTGTTCGAGGCCGGCGTGGCGCGGTTTCGGTGCGAGGGCTGCGCCCGCGAGCACCGGGTGCCGTTTTCGTGCAAAGGCCGGGCGTGGTGTCCGAGCTGTGGGGGCCGGCGGATGACCGAGCGGGCCGCGCATCTGGTGGACGCGGTGCTGCCGTGGGTGCCGGTGCGGCAGTGGGTCCTGACGGTGCCGTATCGGCTCCGGTACCAGATGGCGTGGAATTACGGGCTGAGCCGCGCGGTGCTGCGGGTGTACACGCGCGTGCTGCTCGACGTCTACGCGCGCGGCGTGCCGGGTGGACGCACCGGCAGCGTCACCGTGATGCAGCGCTCAGGCAGCGGGTTGAACGTGAACCTTCACTTTCACCCCCTTTATCAAAGAGTGGACGCTGACGGCTCGCCAAGGGCCGAGGTATCCTAGCGCGGTGATCGGAGCTATTATCCCGTCATGCCATGGCGTGCCAAGTGCTACGAGTGCGGACAGGAGGCAGGGATCTCCCGGCCGGTCTTCGAGACGTTCTCCTCGTTTGCTGTAGTTGTAGAGGGTGAGCGGTACGATCTCCAGAGCGCGAAAGCATTCTACGCGACCCATTCGCGTAGCGCGACCGACACCCGTCCATGCTCAGGAGTCGGAAAGGCCGTTCCGAAGTACCAAATGCGGGAAGCCTTCTCGACGACACCCGATGAGGACCCACCGGAGCTGGACCACCGAGGCATCCGTCGATAGGGCGGCCCTCAGGAGGGAGGACAGTCTGAATGATTACAGGGAGGATCATCCTGTGCCACTGGTGCTTGCGGCGATCGTCGCGCTGTTGTTCTTGAGTGGCTGTGCAACACAACCGATTCTCTTGAAACATCCGGTCACCGGTCAGACCGCGCAATGCGGTCCGTACACGAACATGCATCCAATCTTTCCGGCTGCGTCCCCCCACTGGAAGGTTGAGCGAGAGTGTATCAATGACTTTCAGCGGCAAGGCTACGAGCGCGTGTCAGTGACGCCGTGAACGGCGAACGCAAGATCGCGTCCGCCTTACCGGAGGAACAACCGATGAGAAGACGCTGGCCGTCAATCGTGGTCGCTATGCTCTGCGCCCCTGCTCGCCTCCTCCGCGTCGGCCTCCGCCGAGTGCGCGTGGGTGCTGTGGGAGCAAACCGAATACTACAAGGACCGCAAGATGGTCTGGAAGATAGAAGACGCCTACGCAACACAGAAGGATTGTGCGACCGGTTTACGCGCAACGTATCGGGAAGCAGAACCTACCTACGGCGTGGGGAAGGGCGATAAGGTGACGTACCACGGCAAGGACAGATATTCCGTATCGTGGACGCGGGAGGGCGAGCGGGACGAGCTAATGTGGACCACGCGACTATGTGCCTTCCGTCCGCTACCGACCCGAGGCCCCGCTGAGAGAAAGGAGCGGAGGTCATGATAACGGTCAGAAAAGGGAATGCCCGGAACCGAGGTCCATGCATGGGGTGCCTCAAGAAACGTGGCAGGGTCTGGAGGGTGAGGGCTGAGGTAAAGCATGGCGCGGCGTGGCTGACAGAGGAGGTGTTACGGCTATGCGCCAGTTGCGCTCGCGAACTGGCGCAAGAGCTGCCGCGCTAGCCCAACTTCCGCAGTTCGAGCGGCGCGCCCCCGGGTTTCGGGCCGCGCCGGGGTGTAAGTGCGAGCCGCGGCACACCGGGGACCGGCACGGCGCGTGTAGTGCCGACCAAGTGCATTGACTTGCGCGCGCGGCCAAGCGCATACACTGGACAATGTACCTGCGCCATACGACGCGGCGGAAGGACGGCAAGGTCCACCGCTACTGGCGGCTGGTCCGCTCCGTGCGCGTGGGCAGCAAGGTCGTGCAGCACACCGTTGCGCAGCTCGGGGAACTGGACGC
This DNA window, taken from Candidatus Rokuibacteriota bacterium, encodes the following:
- a CDS encoding NAD+ synthase gives rise to the protein MRRVRVGLAQVNPTVGAIEANARLVVDWMGRARAAGCDIVAFPELTLTGYPPEDLLFKPAFIEANLRALADVAKQSRGLTAVLGFVDKRDDIFNAAAVLHDGAHAGTYHKQYLPNYGVFDENRYFQSGTESPVFMLGETTMGANICEDIWYPTGPTTLQALAGAELVVTINASPYHVGKAQFREKMLATRATDDIVCLAFVNTVGGQDELIFDGNSLIFNEKGEPIARGRAFEEDLVVADIDLDQVFRARMHDSRRRKEKLRSQPAARRISLPALPQTDKPKLPVHEVEALEIIEEVYRALVLGTRDYVTKNGFKRVVIGLSGGIDSSIVAAIAVDALGAANVTGVTMPSPYSSAGTRGDAARLAKNLGIDLLRVPITRVLKAYKAALAGAFKGLKEDVTEENIQARIRGNYLMALSNKFGWLVLNTGNKSEIAVGYTTLYGDMAGGFAVIKDCPKMLVYKLSEHANARAGRELIPKAVFARPPSAELRPDQTDQDTLPPYAVLDAILECYVESDQGVADIVARGFDAPTVKRVIAMVDRNEYKRRQGAIGIKITPRAFGKDWRLPIVNKFRE
- a CDS encoding DMT family transporter; translated protein: MPVAYLVLLVGNAVYGTSYVATRVVLQDVGPGTLALVRLAIGALIIVPLALSRVPLALGRRPTGDRLSRGDHWKVFWMGLLGFAGAFAFGNWGIAHSTATNAALLITVEPVALILLSPFFLGERLSRREKLGALLTLIGATLVVVNGVPGVSVALLPHWRGDILLVLSGLSYAAYSLIGRGVLSRHAALPVTAWSILWGVAAMTPLAGLEWLSGHRPAWSATALWGTAYLALVVTALGYLVWNYALERVEAPRLALFINVQPVVGALLGVWWLREPLTVFIVAGGVLVLLGLHIAVRAGRMV
- a CDS encoding transposase zinc-binding domain-containing protein, giving the protein MALQRAVYRPRDAEHTVLHQVIAEHLEVFLRAVAEAGHGAGLPQFVEREFRAFLLCGVFEAGVARFRCEGCAREHRVPFSCKGRAWCPSCGGRRMTERAAHLVDAVLPWVPVRQWVLTVPYRLRYQMAWNYGLSRAVLRVYTRVLLDVYARGVPGGRTGSVTVMQRSGSGLNVNLHFHPLYQRVDADGSPRAEVS